The following proteins come from a genomic window of Iamia sp. SCSIO 61187:
- a CDS encoding nuclear transport factor 2 family protein: MGAPVTDPRTDTHPARAASQRSMAAIEAGDRDGWLALFAPDAVVEDPIGPSMFDPEGHGHHGPDAIAAFYDTVIGPNRVRFAIRESYACGSEVANVGTITTTLGDGSQAVVEGVYTYRVGADGRIVALRAFWEVDAISFVPAPG; this comes from the coding sequence ATCGGAGCCCCCGTGACCGACCCCCGGACCGACACCCACCCCGCCCGCGCCGCGTCGCAGCGGTCGATGGCCGCCATCGAGGCCGGCGACCGCGACGGGTGGCTCGCCCTGTTCGCGCCCGACGCCGTCGTCGAGGACCCCATCGGGCCGTCGATGTTCGACCCGGAGGGCCACGGCCACCACGGCCCCGACGCCATCGCCGCGTTCTACGACACCGTGATCGGCCCGAACCGGGTCCGCTTCGCCATCCGCGAGTCGTACGCCTGCGGCTCGGAGGTGGCCAACGTCGGGACGATCACCACGACGCTGGGCGACGGCAGCCAGGCGGTGGTCGAGGGGGTCTACACCTACCGCGTCGGGGCCGACGGCCGCATCGTCGCCCTCCGGGCCTTCTGGGAGGTCGACGCCATCTCCTTCGTCCCCGCCCCGGGGTGA
- a CDS encoding TetR/AcrR family transcriptional regulator → MTPAALAPHLRPRKQPRQRRAHETRARILDAARAVFEEHGYAHGTTNRIAEAARLSVGSLYQYFPNKDAILVELVDAHIEAGAAAVTAALAAPDEWDRTPLPDLIGPVVAALVALHADGRELHRVLFEEAPRPPEQLARLRALERDLTDVVATLLARHPEVRAPDPRLAARLSIDVIESLVHRVATDATSGIDDDALAAEITRLVVAYLRAT, encoded by the coding sequence ATGACGCCCGCCGCCCTCGCCCCCCACCTCCGGCCCCGCAAGCAGCCCCGCCAGAGGCGCGCCCACGAGACCCGTGCTCGCATCCTCGACGCCGCCCGGGCCGTGTTCGAGGAGCACGGCTACGCCCACGGCACCACCAACCGCATCGCCGAGGCCGCCCGGCTCTCGGTCGGGTCGCTCTACCAGTACTTCCCGAACAAGGACGCCATCCTGGTCGAGCTGGTCGACGCCCACATCGAGGCGGGCGCTGCCGCCGTCACCGCCGCCCTCGCCGCCCCGGACGAGTGGGACCGGACCCCGCTGCCCGACCTGATCGGACCGGTGGTCGCCGCCCTCGTCGCCCTCCACGCCGACGGACGCGAGCTGCACCGCGTGCTGTTCGAGGAGGCGCCCCGCCCGCCCGAGCAGCTGGCCCGGCTGCGCGCCCTCGAGCGCGACCTCACCGACGTCGTGGCGACCCTCCTCGCCCGCCACCCCGAGGTGCGGGCGCCCGACCCCCGGCTGGCCGCCCGGCTGTCCATCGACGTCATCGAGTCGCTGGTGCACCGGGTGGCCACCGACGCCACGTCCGGCATCGACGACGACGCCCTCGCCGCCGAGATCACCCGGCTGGTCGTCGCCTACCTGCGCGCCACCTGA